Part of the Acidobacteriota bacterium genome, CCCAGCGGTGGAGCGAGAATGAACAGCCTGCCGCCATCAAGCGTCACCATGAAATTCACGCTCGGCGCAAACTGATACTCGCCCACATACTCCTTGCTGGTCTTCTCATCCATCACAGTGAGAACGTGTTCTCGGGTGCCGTAGAGCGGCCATTCATACTCGTCGGCGATGCTCCGGATGATCTCGAGCACAAACCGGCCACCGTCACTGTCACCGTTCGTCATGACGACCGCGCCCTGGCCTGTCTGACTGAACGCGATCAGAAAGGAACGGTAGCCATCATTCCATCCACTGTGATTGAAGCTCGACGCTTCACCCTCGATTCCAAGATCAAGGCCCAACCCCCAATGGCCTGCTTGTCGCGTGAGCATCTGTCGCGTCATGTCCGTCGACAGCACCTTGTGGGAGCGGCCCAACGCCGAGGTTTCAATTTCAATCTCAAACAGCGCCAGGTCACTTGGCGTCGTCCAGAGTCCCGCCGCGGCCATTTCGGGGAAGACCCGCCACCTGCCGGCGAGCATCTCTCCGTCGCGGTCGTGTCCGCTGGCGGCAAATCCCGACAGATCCCGAGAAAGAGGTTGTTGAAAGAAACTGTGGTTCATCCCAATCGGAATCAACACGATCTTCTGCATCAGCTCGCTGAACGCCTCACCCGAGGTGTCCATCAGTAGTTGTTGCAGAACGCTGTAGCCTCCACCCGAGTACTGCCAGCGACTACCCGGAACAAATGACACCTGGAGCGCCGGCGTCTTTGACTGTGCCGTCCCACCAAGAATCTCCAGCAGACCAGGAACCGTCTGGTCGGGCGTATAGGTTCCGACGCTGGAGTTGGTGATTCCCGAACTGTGACTCAACAAACGGCGCAACGTTACTTTCTCATCTCTCGCGAACTCGCTGTCAGGGAGCTTCCACGAAACGAGTGTCTTGTTCACGTCGTCATCCAGGGAGAGCCTGCCATCCTGAACCAGACGCAACGCCGCCAGAGCCGTCACGGGCTTGCTGATGGATGCCGCCTGAAAAAGAGTGTCGGTGGTCACCGC contains:
- a CDS encoding serine hydrolase; amino-acid sequence: MAFYKVPGVSVAVISNWSIDWAHGYGVKEIGTNEAVTTDTLFQAASISKPVTALAALRLVQDGRLSLDDDVNKTLVSWKLPDSEFARDEKVTLRRLLSHSSGITNSSVGTYTPDQTVPGLLEILGGTAQSKTPALQVSFVPGSRWQYSGGGYSVLQQLLMDTSGEAFSELMQKIVLIPIGMNHSFFQQPLSRDLSGFAASGHDRDGEMLAGRWRVFPEMAAAGLWTTPSDLALFEIEIETSALGRSHKVLSTDMTRQMLTRQAGHWGLGLDLGIEGEASSFNHSGWNDGYRSFLIAFSQTGQGAVVMTNGDSDGGRFVLEIIRSIADEYEWPLYGTREHVLTVMDEKTSKEYVGEYQFAPSVNFMVTLDGGRLFILAPPLGSQPVELYHEAGAEFFVTVDNVTFTFVRDEHGLVTEMIVRPPDQTVRAKKVR